One genomic segment of Streptomyces sp. RKND-216 includes these proteins:
- a CDS encoding aminopeptidase P family protein encodes MAAAEEHTADEHTTDEQTAEEQPVKQRKNGLYPGVSDELAENMRTGWADTERTDLSPVPQAGRTAARRAALSERFPGERLVVPAGNLKVRSNDTDYPFRASVEYAWLTGNQTEDGVLVMEPKAAGGHDAALYLLPRSDRDNGEFWLGGQGELWVGRRNSLTESERLYGLPCKDVRKVAEELREATGPVRVVRGHDAAVEAALTDKVTRERDDELRTYLSEARLVKDDFEVGELQKAVDSTVRGFEDVVRVLDRAEATSERYIEGTFFLRARVEGNDVGYGSICASGPHATTLHWVRNDGPVRSGDLLLLDAGVETHTYYTADVTRTLPVDGRFSDLQRKIYDAVYEAQEAGIAAVKPGAKYLDFHEAAQRVLATRLVEWGLLEGPVEKVLELGLQRRWTLHGTGHMLGMDVHDCAAARREAYAEGTLEPGMCLTVEPGLYFQPDDLTVPEEYRGIGVRIEDDLLVTEDGNRNLSAALPRTSGDVEEWMARLKS; translated from the coding sequence GTGGCAGCCGCCGAGGAGCACACGGCCGACGAGCACACCACCGACGAGCAGACGGCCGAGGAGCAGCCGGTCAAGCAGCGGAAGAACGGCCTGTATCCGGGCGTCTCCGACGAGCTCGCCGAGAACATGCGCACCGGCTGGGCCGACACCGAGCGCACCGACCTCTCCCCGGTCCCGCAGGCCGGGCGGACCGCCGCCCGCCGCGCCGCGCTGTCCGAGCGCTTCCCCGGCGAGCGGCTGGTGGTCCCCGCGGGCAACCTCAAGGTCCGCTCCAACGACACCGACTACCCCTTCCGCGCCTCCGTCGAGTACGCCTGGCTGACCGGCAACCAGACCGAGGACGGCGTGCTGGTCATGGAGCCGAAGGCGGCCGGCGGCCACGACGCCGCGCTCTACCTGCTTCCCCGCTCCGACCGGGACAACGGCGAGTTCTGGCTCGGAGGCCAGGGCGAGCTGTGGGTGGGCCGGCGCAACAGCCTCACCGAGAGCGAACGGCTGTACGGCCTGCCCTGCAAGGACGTCCGCAAGGTCGCCGAGGAACTGCGCGAAGCCACCGGACCGGTCCGCGTGGTGCGCGGACACGACGCGGCCGTCGAGGCTGCGCTCACCGACAAGGTGACCAGGGAGCGCGACGACGAGCTGCGCACCTATCTGTCCGAGGCCCGCCTGGTCAAGGACGACTTCGAGGTCGGCGAGCTGCAGAAGGCGGTGGACTCCACGGTCCGCGGCTTCGAGGACGTGGTGAGGGTCCTGGACCGCGCCGAGGCGACCTCCGAGCGCTACATCGAGGGCACCTTCTTTCTCCGCGCTCGTGTCGAGGGCAACGACGTCGGCTACGGCTCGATCTGCGCCTCCGGCCCGCACGCGACCACCCTGCACTGGGTGCGCAACGACGGCCCCGTCCGCTCCGGGGACCTGCTGCTGCTGGACGCCGGCGTGGAGACGCACACCTACTACACCGCCGACGTGACCCGCACGCTGCCCGTCGACGGCCGTTTCAGCGACCTCCAGCGGAAGATCTACGACGCGGTGTACGAGGCCCAGGAGGCCGGTATCGCCGCGGTGAAGCCGGGTGCGAAGTACCTCGACTTCCACGAGGCCGCGCAGCGCGTGCTGGCGACCCGCCTCGTCGAATGGGGCCTGCTGGAAGGCCCGGTCGAGAAGGTGCTGGAGCTCGGCCTCCAGCGCCGCTGGACGCTGCACGGCACGGGTCACATGCTGGGCATGGACGTGCACGACTGTGCCGCCGCCCGCCGCGAGGCGTACGCGGAGGGCACGCTGGAGCCGGGCATGTGCCTGACCGTCGAGCCGGGCCTGTACTTCCAACCGGACGACCTGACGGTGCCGGAGGAGTACCGCGGCATCGGCGTCCGCATCGAGGACGACCTCCTGGTGACCGAGGACGGCAACCGGAACCTGTCGGCCGCGCTGCCGCGCACCAGCGGCGACGTCGAGGAGTGGATGGCCCGTCTGAAGAGCTGA
- a CDS encoding PP2C family protein-serine/threonine phosphatase, translating to MSTPHLPKVAGFSSTLTPPSQTSPVDRLAAVQDRLAGWIADLTTLHDLTERLARTDELDAALRETLAAGATLVGARRGLVTLAPADGLGTEHTVGLGLAAADLGQIETVPRESASRTRLLDGLEDCLPGGLRTGLASDIPHGSTPSTPNDLPTGLAVEGRPGTRTTADLGGDGPDTPTGHDTPTVPGAPATGEAGVADDVEPEPQADLGLVHPDIPGDETLDPRHREVAARLGFGASYALPLTTHDGTRLGVAVWLYDEPAEPTRRQRHLLELYARCATEHLARTLELARAREEIATVREELLPGRLPRMPGVRMAVRHRTGPRGGGDWYDALPLPEGALGLAVGGVTGAGPGAMAAMGRLRASLRAYAVMEGEDPVAVLSDLELLLRLTEPARTATALFAYAEPAARRIVLAGAGHCPPLIVGPDRTEWVETSLSAPLGMLACWEAPSVELSVRGGETLLLYSDGLLRRTGESTDRAYARLHAVVSAAPAAVRDDPELLADHVLHTMLPDGRDRVDDPEDVVLLVARF from the coding sequence ATGAGCACCCCACATCTCCCGAAAGTGGCCGGTTTCAGCTCTACACTTACGCCTCCCTCACAAACTTCCCCGGTCGACCGCCTCGCCGCGGTCCAGGACCGCCTGGCCGGCTGGATCGCCGACCTCACCACTCTTCACGACCTCACCGAACGCCTCGCCCGCACGGACGAACTCGATGCCGCGCTGCGCGAGACCCTGGCCGCCGGTGCCACGCTGGTGGGCGCCCGCCGCGGCCTGGTCACGCTGGCCCCCGCCGACGGCCTGGGTACCGAGCACACCGTCGGGCTCGGCCTGGCGGCGGCCGATCTCGGCCAGATCGAGACGGTGCCGCGCGAGTCGGCCTCCCGCACCCGGCTGCTCGACGGCCTGGAGGACTGTCTCCCCGGCGGCCTGCGGACCGGGCTCGCGAGCGACATCCCCCACGGCAGCACCCCCAGCACCCCGAACGACCTGCCGACCGGCCTCGCCGTCGAGGGCCGGCCCGGTACCCGTACCACCGCGGACCTGGGCGGCGACGGGCCGGACACCCCCACCGGCCACGACACCCCCACCGTGCCCGGGGCACCCGCCACCGGCGAGGCCGGCGTTGCGGACGACGTGGAGCCGGAGCCGCAGGCCGACCTCGGCCTCGTGCACCCCGACATCCCCGGCGACGAGACCCTCGACCCCCGGCACCGCGAGGTCGCGGCCCGCCTCGGCTTCGGCGCCAGCTACGCGCTCCCCCTGACCACGCACGACGGCACCCGGCTGGGCGTGGCCGTCTGGCTGTACGACGAGCCGGCCGAGCCCACCCGCCGCCAGCGGCACCTGCTGGAGCTCTACGCGCGCTGCGCCACCGAGCACCTGGCCCGCACACTGGAGCTGGCCCGTGCCCGCGAGGAGATCGCGACCGTCCGCGAGGAGCTGCTGCCCGGCCGGCTCCCCCGGATGCCCGGCGTACGGATGGCGGTGCGGCACCGCACCGGGCCGCGCGGCGGCGGCGACTGGTACGACGCGTTGCCGCTGCCCGAGGGAGCCCTCGGCCTCGCCGTCGGCGGCGTCACGGGCGCCGGACCGGGTGCGATGGCCGCGATGGGCCGACTGCGTGCCTCGCTGCGCGCGTACGCGGTGATGGAGGGCGAGGACCCGGTCGCCGTCCTCTCCGACCTGGAGCTGCTGCTGCGCCTCACGGAGCCGGCGCGTACAGCCACCGCGCTGTTCGCCTATGCCGAGCCCGCCGCCCGCAGAATCGTTCTCGCAGGTGCCGGGCACTGCCCGCCGCTGATCGTCGGCCCGGACCGAACGGAGTGGGTGGAGACCTCCCTCTCCGCGCCGCTCGGCATGCTGGCCTGCTGGGAGGCGCCGAGCGTGGAGCTGTCGGTCCGCGGCGGGGAGACGCTGCTGCTCTACAGCGACGGCCTGCTGCGCCGGACCGGCGAGTCCACCGACCGGGCCTACGCGCGGCTGCACGCGGTGGTGTCCGCGGCGCCGGCGGCAGTCCGCGACGACCCCGAGCTGCTCGCCGACCACGTGCTGCACACGATGCTGCCCGACGGCCGTGACCGTGTGGACGATCCGGAGGACGTCGTCCTGCTCGTGGCACGCTTCTGA
- a CDS encoding bifunctional DNA primase/polymerase, protein MREILGRRRMTRSSLRNAALTCATRWHWPVLPGASIRLNGGHGPTAPSLAPGSPTPGSPETTPTDLTTDLTAGCSCGDPECVVPGAHPLDPVLLAATTDARMVDWWWTRRPDASLLLATGAATRAGRAPCALSLPAAAGRAALAEFDRLGVRVGPVIAMPTRYALLVRPYELAELGELLYAQDRVPSSLRFHGDGGYAALPPTPAATGGVHWVRPPEAEPAAAVAEPVARPGTEPSAAPGRKPVGSAPWLPRMETLVETLIEASTETPDTGSRLAY, encoded by the coding sequence ATGCGCGAGATCCTCGGAAGGCGACGCATGACCCGGTCATCGCTGCGGAACGCAGCGCTCACCTGTGCCACCCGCTGGCACTGGCCTGTGCTCCCCGGCGCGTCGATCCGCCTGAACGGCGGACACGGGCCGACGGCCCCCTCGCTCGCGCCCGGCTCCCCCACGCCCGGCTCCCCGGAAACCACTCCCACCGACCTCACGACCGACCTCACAGCGGGCTGCTCCTGCGGCGACCCGGAGTGCGTGGTGCCCGGGGCGCATCCCCTCGACCCCGTGCTGCTGGCCGCGACCACCGACGCCCGGATGGTCGACTGGTGGTGGACGCGTCGCCCCGACGCCTCACTGCTGCTCGCCACCGGCGCGGCCACCCGCGCGGGGCGTGCCCCGTGCGCGCTGAGTCTGCCCGCGGCGGCCGGCCGCGCCGCGCTCGCGGAGTTCGACCGGCTCGGCGTCCGCGTCGGGCCGGTGATCGCCATGCCCACCCGGTACGCGCTGCTGGTCCGCCCGTACGAACTCGCGGAACTCGGCGAACTCCTCTACGCCCAGGACCGGGTGCCCAGTTCGCTGCGCTTCCACGGCGACGGCGGCTATGCGGCGCTGCCACCGACCCCGGCGGCCACCGGCGGCGTCCACTGGGTGCGACCGCCCGAGGCCGAACCCGCGGCAGCCGTCGCGGAGCCCGTTGCGCGGCCCGGTACGGAGCCGAGCGCGGCGCCTGGCAGGAAGCCGGTCGGTTCCGCCCCGTGGCTGCCGCGGATGGAGACCCTGGTCGAGACGCTCATCGAGGCGAGCACCGAGACGCCGGACACCGGCAGCCGACTGGCCTACTGA
- a CDS encoding DUF5926 family protein — translation MAKKRRPQTKAGTPQRVDGEIPVVGAREPCPCGSGRRYKACHGRAAAQAATELVQRPFEGLPGEADWVALRELVPAATVELTLKDGLPEGVPAVRLATVLPMAWPALRRDDGEVLLGLQNDTASGDLSRDLADVLTRALEADPGTPVSAARGATDGPRLQDLLDDEAPFVPQVHTGFEFWIDDAEKATGEVAASLERANAAAIPTARLSGVEGAYWCETPDKNHLRWVMGHPEEELLDALARLHAAGTSSLGTDTRLVGSFRAHGLTVPVWDLPSAMTAEDCEKPTEEFAERLAVALKATEPLTAQERKARSGLTNRQVTLS, via the coding sequence ATGGCCAAGAAGCGCCGCCCCCAGACGAAAGCCGGCACACCGCAGCGCGTGGACGGGGAGATCCCCGTCGTCGGTGCGCGCGAGCCGTGCCCGTGCGGCTCCGGCCGCCGGTACAAGGCGTGCCACGGCCGCGCCGCCGCGCAGGCCGCGACGGAACTGGTCCAGCGCCCGTTCGAGGGGCTGCCCGGCGAGGCGGACTGGGTCGCGCTGCGCGAACTGGTGCCGGCCGCGACGGTGGAGCTGACCCTCAAGGACGGGCTGCCGGAGGGCGTCCCGGCCGTGCGGCTGGCGACCGTGCTGCCGATGGCCTGGCCCGCGCTGCGGCGGGACGACGGCGAGGTGCTGCTCGGCCTGCAGAACGACACCGCCTCCGGCGATCTCAGCCGCGACCTGGCGGACGTGCTGACGCGGGCGCTGGAGGCGGACCCGGGTACACCGGTGAGTGCGGCGCGGGGGGCGACCGACGGGCCGCGCCTCCAGGACCTCCTCGACGACGAGGCGCCGTTCGTCCCGCAGGTGCACACGGGCTTCGAGTTCTGGATCGACGACGCGGAGAAGGCGACGGGCGAGGTCGCGGCCTCTCTGGAGCGGGCCAACGCCGCGGCCATCCCCACCGCGCGGCTCTCCGGGGTCGAGGGCGCGTACTGGTGCGAGACGCCCGACAAGAACCACCTGCGCTGGGTGATGGGGCACCCGGAGGAGGAGCTGCTCGACGCGCTGGCGCGTCTGCATGCGGCCGGTACGTCCTCGCTGGGTACGGACACCCGCCTGGTCGGCTCGTTCCGGGCGCATGGGCTGACCGTGCCGGTGTGGGACCTGCCGAGCGCGATGACGGCGGAGGACTGCGAGAAGCCAACGGAGGAGTTCGCGGAGCGACTGGCCGTGGCGCTCAAGGCGACGGAGCCGCTGACCGCGCAGGAACGCAAGGCGCGCAGCGGTCTCACCAACCGCCAGGTCACCCTGAGCTGA
- a CDS encoding ATP-binding protein: protein MAKEVSGVALVVAQEVPTSSSTMAVPHGPAGVGTARRQMRAELRAYGAPEGLVDDAVLILSELLSNACRHARPLRAGTAEETEEYVRAAWSCAPGGELTIAVTDGGGPTRPMPSKPSVTARGGRGLAIITSLARDWGVDEHLNVAARRAPRTDGVLGARPAGVTVWAVLSAGGEGFGGALAGLDLTDLDEELGELGGLGTA from the coding sequence ATGGCAAAGGAGGTCTCGGGGGTGGCGTTGGTGGTGGCACAGGAGGTGCCTACTTCGTCGTCGACCATGGCCGTGCCTCATGGTCCGGCCGGTGTGGGCACGGCACGGCGCCAAATGCGCGCCGAACTGCGTGCGTACGGGGCACCGGAAGGTCTGGTCGACGACGCCGTTCTGATCCTTTCCGAACTACTCAGCAACGCGTGCAGACACGCCCGTCCGCTGCGCGCGGGGACGGCCGAGGAGACCGAGGAGTACGTGCGCGCGGCGTGGAGCTGCGCGCCCGGCGGCGAGCTGACCATAGCGGTCACGGACGGGGGCGGGCCGACACGGCCGATGCCGTCGAAGCCGTCGGTCACGGCACGCGGCGGGCGAGGGCTGGCGATCATCACTTCCCTCGCGCGGGACTGGGGTGTCGACGAGCACCTGAACGTCGCCGCCAGACGGGCTCCCCGCACGGACGGCGTGCTGGGCGCGCGGCCTGCGGGGGTCACGGTGTGGGCGGTGCTCTCGGCCGGGGGCGAGGGATTCGGCGGGGCGCTGGCCGGGCTGGATCTCACGGACCTGGACGAGGAGCTCGGAGAGCTGGGCGGCCTCGGAACGGCGTGA
- a CDS encoding glycerophosphodiester phosphodiesterase family protein, whose translation MAARTADRIAVVAHRGSSEDAPEHTLAAYRKAIEDGADALECDVRLTADGHLVCVHDRRINRTSNGRGAVSRLELADLAELDFGSWKLRHGGARAGEEPGTDPYESPDTDSGPDARAERTAVLTLERLLQLVAEAGRPVGLAIETKHPTRWAGQVEECLLDLLDRYRLDSPVRVMSFSARSLHRVRLAAPELPTVFLMQLLLPQLRDGRLPAGVRIAGPSVRILRAHPEYVDRAHRAGNEVHVWTVDEPADVVLCARLGVDAIITNRPQQVREQLAALR comes from the coding sequence CTGGCCGCACGTACGGCCGACCGTATCGCCGTCGTGGCCCACCGCGGCTCCTCCGAGGACGCGCCGGAGCACACTCTGGCGGCGTACCGGAAGGCCATCGAGGACGGCGCCGACGCGCTGGAGTGCGACGTGCGGCTCACCGCGGACGGCCACCTGGTGTGCGTGCACGACCGGCGCATCAACCGGACGTCCAACGGCCGGGGCGCGGTCTCCCGTCTCGAACTGGCCGATCTGGCCGAACTCGACTTCGGCTCCTGGAAGCTGCGGCACGGCGGTGCGCGGGCGGGGGAGGAGCCGGGCACCGACCCGTACGAGTCCCCGGACACCGACAGCGGGCCGGACGCGCGCGCCGAGCGCACCGCGGTGCTGACGCTGGAGCGCCTGCTGCAACTGGTCGCGGAAGCCGGACGTCCGGTGGGGCTCGCGATCGAGACCAAGCACCCCACGCGCTGGGCGGGTCAGGTCGAGGAATGCCTGCTCGACCTCCTCGACCGGTACCGGCTCGACTCGCCGGTGCGGGTGATGAGTTTCTCCGCGCGCTCGCTGCACCGCGTGCGGCTGGCCGCGCCGGAACTGCCGACCGTGTTCCTGATGCAGCTCCTGCTGCCGCAGCTCCGCGACGGGCGGCTGCCGGCCGGGGTGCGGATTGCCGGGCCGAGCGTACGCATCCTGCGCGCGCACCCCGAGTACGTGGACCGGGCCCACCGCGCGGGCAACGAGGTGCACGTGTGGACGGTGGACGAGCCCGCGGACGTCGTCCTGTGCGCACGCCTCGGGGTGGACGCGATCATCACCAACCGCCCGCAGCAGGTACGGGAGCAGCTCGCCGCGCTCCGGTGA
- a CDS encoding trypsin-like peptidase domain-containing protein, whose protein sequence is MSTENEGAAATPAEGPPTQDAAAPGTPAGTPAPEPSAASGASAAPVRAPGEDEDFALARPDTPEAPPAGAGAPAEHTTRLPRIDPDAPAPASSAAPASGDAPADPLSKGAPARDADTTRLPPVPPPAAPPVAPDAGAPAAHAAAGHGTPPPPPPPGGGYGGSTPPGPPGPAGPGPGAHGAHGGPGGPQGPWGAPPAPPPHGGKRRGPGLVIAAVLAAALVAGGIGGGIGFWAAESSDSSPSSTTISAEAGSESRDPDSVAGIAQKTLPSVVTIETSGGGESGTGTGFVFDEQGHILTNNHVVASAADGGRLTATFSDGKQYDAQIVGRAEGYDIAVIKLEDAGDRTLNPLPLGNSEKIKVGDTTLAIGAPYGLSGTVTTGIVSAKNRPVASSDGQGSEASYMNALQTDASINPGNSGGPLLDGNGAVIGVNSAIQSGGGGGLGGGSAGSIGLGFAIPIDQAERVATQLIETGVPVYPVIGVRVATGQQGQGAVIAERVSDGEPVTPDGPADKAGIEPGDVITKFDDTRIDSSPTLIATIWAHEPGETVEITYVRDGERRTTDITLGSRKGDS, encoded by the coding sequence GTGAGCACCGAGAACGAGGGCGCCGCCGCCACGCCGGCGGAGGGGCCACCCACGCAGGACGCGGCCGCGCCCGGCACCCCGGCCGGTACCCCGGCGCCGGAGCCCTCGGCCGCCTCGGGTGCTTCCGCCGCCCCGGTCCGCGCTCCCGGCGAGGACGAGGACTTCGCGCTGGCCCGCCCCGACACCCCGGAGGCGCCCCCCGCCGGCGCCGGCGCCCCCGCCGAGCACACCACGCGCCTGCCGCGCATCGACCCCGACGCCCCTGCGCCGGCGTCGTCGGCCGCCCCCGCCTCCGGCGACGCCCCGGCCGACCCGCTGTCCAAGGGCGCCCCGGCGCGCGACGCCGACACCACACGGCTCCCGCCCGTCCCGCCCCCCGCGGCTCCCCCGGTCGCGCCGGACGCCGGTGCACCCGCCGCACACGCCGCGGCCGGCCACGGCACCCCGCCTCCGCCGCCCCCGCCGGGCGGTGGCTACGGCGGCAGCACCCCGCCCGGTCCGCCCGGACCGGCAGGTCCCGGTCCCGGCGCTCACGGAGCCCACGGCGGGCCCGGCGGCCCGCAGGGCCCGTGGGGAGCACCCCCGGCCCCGCCGCCGCACGGCGGCAAGCGACGCGGCCCCGGCCTGGTGATCGCGGCCGTGCTGGCCGCCGCTCTCGTCGCGGGCGGAATCGGCGGCGGAATCGGCTTCTGGGCGGCGGAGAGCAGCGACAGCTCCCCGTCCTCCACCACCATCTCCGCCGAGGCCGGCTCGGAGAGCCGCGACCCCGACTCCGTCGCGGGCATCGCACAGAAGACGCTGCCCAGCGTCGTCACCATCGAGACCTCCGGCGGCGGCGAGAGCGGCACCGGAACCGGCTTCGTCTTCGACGAACAGGGCCACATCCTCACCAACAACCACGTCGTCGCCAGCGCCGCCGACGGCGGCCGCCTCACCGCCACCTTCTCCGACGGCAAGCAGTACGACGCGCAGATCGTCGGCCGTGCGGAGGGCTACGACATCGCGGTGATCAAACTCGAGGACGCGGGCGACCGTACGCTCAACCCGCTGCCGCTCGGCAACTCCGAGAAGATCAAGGTCGGCGACACCACCCTCGCCATCGGTGCCCCGTACGGCCTTTCCGGAACCGTCACCACCGGCATCGTCAGTGCCAAGAACCGCCCCGTCGCCTCCAGCGACGGCCAGGGCAGCGAAGCGTCCTACATGAACGCCCTCCAGACCGACGCCTCCATCAACCCCGGCAATTCCGGCGGCCCGCTGCTCGACGGCAACGGCGCCGTGATCGGCGTCAACTCCGCGATCCAGTCCGGCGGTGGCGGCGGCCTCGGCGGCGGCTCGGCCGGCAGCATCGGCCTCGGCTTCGCCATCCCGATCGATCAGGCCGAACGCGTCGCCACCCAGCTGATCGAGACCGGCGTCCCCGTCTACCCGGTCATCGGCGTCCGCGTTGCCACCGGCCAGCAGGGCCAGGGCGCCGTCATCGCTGAACGCGTCAGCGACGGCGAACCCGTCACCCCCGACGGCCCCGCCGACAAGGCCGGCATCGAACCGGGAGACGTGATCACCAAGTTCGACGACACCCGGATCGACAGCAGCCCGACCCTCATCGCGACCATCTGGGCGCACGAGCCGGGCGAGACCGTCGAGATCACCTACGTCCGCGACGGCGAACGGCGGACCACGGACATCACGCTCGGGTCCCGCAAGGGCGACAGCTGA
- the ddaH gene encoding dimethylargininase, which translates to MQGKALVRRPSGRVAEGIVTHLERMPVDAERAVRQWEGYVAALRENGWETVEVPPEEEAPDGVFVEDAVVVYRDVALLARPGAEERRREVPGCEAVVRELGYDVRRVEAPGTLDGGDVLKVGDTVYVGQGGRTNAEGLRQLRAAFEPAGAQVFGVPVTSVLHLKSAVTALPDGTVIGYPEAVDAPSAFPRFRGVPEPEGAHVVLLGGSRLLMSAGAPRSAELFAEMGYQPVPVDIGEFEKLEGCVTCLSVRLREVGP; encoded by the coding sequence GTGCAGGGGAAAGCGTTGGTACGGCGGCCGAGCGGACGTGTGGCGGAAGGGATCGTCACGCATCTCGAGCGCATGCCCGTGGATGCGGAACGGGCGGTGCGCCAGTGGGAGGGGTACGTCGCGGCGCTGCGGGAGAACGGCTGGGAGACGGTCGAGGTGCCGCCGGAGGAGGAGGCGCCGGACGGGGTGTTCGTGGAGGACGCCGTGGTCGTCTACCGGGACGTGGCGCTGCTCGCGCGTCCAGGAGCGGAGGAACGGCGTCGTGAGGTGCCGGGCTGTGAGGCGGTCGTCCGCGAACTGGGGTACGACGTACGGCGGGTGGAGGCGCCGGGGACGCTGGACGGCGGGGACGTGCTGAAGGTGGGTGACACCGTCTACGTCGGCCAGGGCGGTCGTACGAACGCCGAGGGACTGCGGCAGCTGCGGGCGGCGTTCGAGCCGGCGGGCGCGCAGGTGTTCGGGGTGCCGGTGACGAGCGTGCTGCACCTGAAGTCGGCGGTGACGGCGCTGCCGGACGGCACGGTGATCGGGTACCCGGAGGCGGTGGACGCGCCGTCGGCGTTCCCGCGGTTCCGCGGGGTGCCGGAGCCGGAGGGGGCGCACGTGGTGCTGCTGGGCGGCAGCCGGCTGCTGATGTCGGCCGGTGCGCCGCGCAGTGCGGAACTGTTCGCGGAGATGGGGTATCAGCCGGTGCCGGTGGACATCGGGGAGTTCGAGAAGCTGGAGGGGTGCGTGACGTGCCTGTCGGTGCGGCTGCGGGAGGTCGGGCCCTGA
- a CDS encoding YoaK family protein translates to MERSPRRSTGGWWTFTSGMVDAVGFIALGRVFCALATGNVLFLGLAVAGEPQLAVSSTATALASFATGLGLGHWLLSGMERRGRRWFRCAIGAEAVALTAASALSWGLVTEESAQLSGRHCAVVTLLALVMGARAATAQRVAVPGMSTILVTTRWRCCTAVRARPVRVPRRRCSGGVTCVRC, encoded by the coding sequence GTGGAGCGGTCCCCGCGGAGATCGACGGGCGGATGGTGGACGTTCACCTCGGGGATGGTGGACGCGGTCGGCTTCATCGCGCTGGGGCGCGTCTTCTGCGCGCTAGCGACGGGGAACGTGCTGTTCCTCGGTCTGGCGGTGGCTGGTGAACCGCAGTTGGCGGTGAGCAGCACGGCGACGGCGCTGGCGTCGTTCGCGACCGGGCTGGGCCTGGGGCACTGGCTGCTGAGCGGAATGGAACGGCGCGGGCGCCGGTGGTTCCGCTGTGCGATCGGCGCGGAGGCGGTGGCGCTGACCGCGGCGTCGGCGCTCTCGTGGGGGCTGGTGACCGAGGAGTCGGCGCAGCTGTCGGGCCGGCACTGCGCGGTGGTGACGCTGCTGGCGCTGGTCATGGGGGCGCGTGCGGCCACGGCGCAGCGGGTCGCCGTGCCGGGGATGTCGACGATCCTCGTCACCACGCGCTGGCGCTGCTGTACGGCCGTGCGCGCACGGCCGGTCCGGGTGCCACGCCGACGGTGCAGCGGTGGCGTTACCTGTGTGCGGTGCTGA
- a CDS encoding DUF1906 domain-containing protein: MMRRFVVFFSAFASLLVVGPTTPAHADQDPRLGGAQIFTGRGFDTCQAPSLGTMAAWTDSPYRAVGVYIGGRGRACPDQHHLTPDWVRGVTDMGWNLLPLYVGSQSPCVHSDRKRRYAIDPDRAWRMGVAEGRDAVRQAEELGMLPASPLYLDMEAYDRKDARCADVTLTFVQGWNREVSRHGYLPGFYSSAGSGVTHLQQARDAGERDLPEVMWFARWNDRPDVAGEPTLSAGDWQPHRRIHQYRGNVKETHGGRTVNIDRNLVDAPVAVIG, translated from the coding sequence ATGATGCGACGATTCGTTGTCTTCTTCTCCGCGTTCGCCTCCCTGCTGGTCGTCGGCCCGACCACACCGGCGCACGCGGACCAGGACCCGCGCCTCGGCGGCGCGCAGATCTTCACCGGGCGCGGGTTCGACACCTGCCAGGCGCCCTCCCTCGGCACCATGGCGGCCTGGACCGACTCGCCGTACCGGGCCGTCGGCGTCTACATCGGGGGCCGCGGCCGTGCCTGTCCGGACCAGCACCACCTCACCCCGGACTGGGTGCGGGGCGTGACGGACATGGGCTGGAACCTGCTCCCGCTGTACGTCGGCTCGCAGTCGCCGTGCGTGCACTCCGACCGCAAGCGCCGCTACGCCATCGACCCCGACCGTGCGTGGCGCATGGGCGTCGCGGAGGGCCGGGACGCCGTACGGCAGGCCGAGGAGCTGGGCATGCTGCCCGCGAGCCCGCTCTACCTCGACATGGAGGCGTACGACCGCAAGGACGCCCGCTGCGCCGACGTCACCCTCACCTTCGTGCAGGGCTGGAACCGCGAGGTGAGCCGGCACGGCTACCTGCCCGGCTTCTACAGCTCGGCCGGATCCGGCGTGACGCACCTCCAGCAGGCACGCGACGCAGGCGAGCGGGACCTGCCCGAGGTGATGTGGTTCGCACGCTGGAACGACCGCCCCGACGTCGCCGGTGAGCCCACGCTTTCCGCCGGCGACTGGCAGCCGCACCGCCGCATCCACCAGTACCGCGGCAACGTGAAGGAGACGCACGGCGGCCGCACTGTCAACATCGACCGCAACCTGGTCGACGCGCCGGTCGCCGTGATCGGCTAG